A portion of the Chloroflexota bacterium genome contains these proteins:
- a CDS encoding 3-oxoacid CoA-transferase subunit A, with protein MSTGKSPVVSKIVASPSEAVADIFDGAVIGIGGFGAAGTPYRLVLALAERKVKGLTVVATSPRQFEFLIQSGSVQKAITPFARYADPSAPNPLLEPYLKGEFEVEILPLGNLIERLRAAAAGIPAFYCPVGVGTIVEEGKEKKTFGTRECILEHALPLDFALIKGHKGDRLGNLVYRMTARCHNPVMAIAARVTIAEVDKMVEAGELDPEAIVTPGIFVHKVVKAEKPPLDWVYKGTVKTKGRKT; from the coding sequence TTGAGTACAGGTAAATCGCCGGTAGTTAGCAAAATTGTAGCCAGCCCTTCTGAAGCAGTGGCCGATATATTTGATGGCGCTGTTATTGGTATTGGTGGTTTCGGCGCTGCCGGTACTCCGTACAGACTCGTCCTCGCTTTAGCCGAGCGAAAGGTCAAAGGTCTCACCGTGGTGGCTACCAGCCCGAGACAATTCGAATTCTTGATTCAATCCGGCAGCGTCCAAAAAGCCATCACACCATTCGCCAGATACGCTGATCCATCTGCTCCCAATCCTCTACTCGAGCCATACTTAAAGGGTGAATTCGAGGTAGAGATATTACCCTTAGGGAATCTGATAGAGAGGCTGCGTGCTGCCGCCGCTGGCATACCCGCTTTTTACTGTCCGGTCGGCGTGGGCACAATAGTAGAAGAAGGCAAGGAGAAAAAGACATTCGGAACCCGAGAGTGTATCCTGGAACACGCTCTCCCCCTCGACTTTGCCCTCATCAAAGGACACAAGGGTGACAGATTGGGTAATTTGGTCTATCGAATGACAGCAAGGTGCCATAATCCCGTCATGGCGATAGCTGCCAGGGTTACCATTGCCGAAGTGGACAAAATGGTAGAGGCGGGCGAGCTCGACCCCGAGGCTATTGTTACACCGGGCATCTTCGTCCACAAAGTGGTCAAGGCCGAGAAGCCGCCACTGGACTGGGTATACAAAGGTACCGTCAAAACAAAAGGGCGTAAGACTTGA
- a CDS encoding Zn-ribbon domain-containing OB-fold protein gives MAKEEATAPFTVPGRLYVPYFNYYGALASEFYRQLRDNKKIMGVKCPTCQKVYVPPRSVCAVCFSNLSELVEVLPRGTVQTYTVIQYTYSPSYQPTDVPYACGIIQLDGADTGMCHLLGETALDKITIGMRVEAVFKDKCEGNILDIKYFKPL, from the coding sequence ATGGCTAAAGAGGAAGCGACTGCACCGTTCACGGTTCCAGGGCGGCTCTACGTCCCTTATTTCAACTACTACGGGGCTCTTGCCAGCGAGTTCTACCGGCAGCTCAGAGATAATAAAAAGATAATGGGTGTGAAGTGCCCTACTTGCCAAAAGGTGTACGTGCCACCCCGATCTGTCTGCGCCGTGTGTTTTAGCAATCTGAGCGAATTAGTTGAGGTTTTGCCCAGAGGTACTGTCCAGACTTACACCGTTATCCAATATACTTATTCTCCAAGCTACCAGCCCACAGATGTTCCCTACGCCTGCGGGATAATTCAACTAGATGGAGCAGATACCGGAATGTGTCATCTCCTGGGAGAGACAGCCCTTGATAAAATCACAATAGGGATGCGTGTAGAGGCGGTATTTAAAGACAAATGCGAGGGCAATATCCTTGATATCAAATATTTCAAGCCGTTGTAG
- a CDS encoding thiolase family protein, whose protein sequence is MSRKVGIVVVAQTKYEEAKPAWREVEITYQVVERLLKETGLSFSGDGTGIDATVTCSSDHWDGRTLSDIAHGEVAGAHLRAEEKISSDGINAVIYAYLQILSGHYDVVLVVATCKESQTVGYIIENFAFDPVYQQKVGLDFLAAAALQANRYIHKYGITPEQRARVVVKNRGNAKNNPFAQLRKPVSIKEVLNSPVLASPIKSLEVKPVSDGACGLILAVEEKAKKLAKTPVWIAGMGQCYESHYLGDRDLAECDALSSAARDAYRQAGITDPLRESDLAEISEYYSYQELLWSEGLGFCEKGNGGKLIEKGLTEMGGKLPVNPSGGVLSGNPTLVAGIARVAEVALQLMGKADGHQIPKAKTGLAHGTYGPCGQHHAVLILKT, encoded by the coding sequence ATGAGTCGAAAAGTTGGCATTGTAGTTGTTGCCCAGACCAAATATGAAGAGGCAAAGCCAGCCTGGCGCGAAGTCGAGATTACCTATCAGGTAGTAGAGAGGCTTTTGAAAGAGACCGGGCTTAGCTTTTCCGGGGATGGCACTGGCATCGATGCTACTGTTACCTGTAGTTCTGACCATTGGGATGGCAGAACCCTGTCTGACATAGCCCATGGTGAAGTAGCCGGCGCCCATTTGCGAGCTGAGGAGAAAATAAGCTCAGACGGGATTAACGCCGTCATCTACGCTTACCTCCAAATACTCTCTGGACACTACGACGTCGTCTTAGTGGTGGCTACCTGTAAAGAATCGCAGACGGTGGGTTACATCATAGAGAACTTTGCCTTCGACCCAGTTTATCAGCAGAAAGTCGGCCTTGATTTCCTAGCTGCTGCCGCTCTCCAGGCAAACCGCTATATTCACAAATATGGGATTACTCCAGAGCAGCGGGCTCGTGTAGTAGTCAAGAATCGAGGCAATGCTAAAAATAACCCCTTTGCTCAGCTGAGAAAACCGGTATCAATTAAAGAGGTGCTTAATTCGCCCGTACTGGCCTCTCCTATAAAGTCACTGGAAGTCAAACCAGTTTCAGACGGAGCTTGCGGCCTAATCCTGGCTGTAGAAGAGAAAGCTAAGAAACTTGCTAAGACACCGGTCTGGATAGCCGGCATGGGACAATGCTACGAAAGCCATTATCTGGGAGACCGAGACCTGGCCGAATGCGATGCTCTATCTTCAGCGGCAAGGGACGCCTATCGTCAGGCTGGGATAACCGACCCATTGCGTGAGAGCGACCTGGCTGAAATATCAGAATACTACTCCTATCAAGAGTTGCTCTGGAGCGAAGGCCTGGGATTCTGTGAAAAAGGCAACGGAGGAAAGCTAATTGAAAAAGGCCTCACCGAGATGGGAGGCAAACTGCCGGTGAATCCATCCGGTGGGGTGTTATCTGGGAATCCCACGCTGGTAGCTGGAATCGCCAGGGTGGCTGAAGTAGCTCTTCAGCTTATGGGGAAGGCAGACGGCCACCAAATCCCCAAAGCTAAGACCGGTCTTGCCCACGGCACTTATGGCCCATGCGGGCAGCATCATGCAGTGCTCATCCTAAAAACCTGA
- the hemL gene encoding glutamate-1-semialdehyde-2,1-aminomutase: MKNTNRSKQLFEEAQRYLPGGVDSPVRAFKAVGGTPFFIKWGRGSRLYDEDGNEFIDYVCSWGPLILGHSHPRIVKAVKKAVEHGSSFGAPTELETTLAKLVCGAMPSIEMVRFVNSGTEATMSAIRLARAFTGRNKVVKFAGCYHGHSDGLLAKAGSGMATLGIPSSPGVPASLTSDTLVAPYNNLKAVERIFKDFASDIAAVIVEPIAGNTGVVLPKPGFLEHLRGLTCQSGVLLIFDEVITGFRVAYGGAQSLYNISPDLTCLGKIIGGGFPIGAYGGRKDIMEMVAPSGPVYQAGTLSGNPVAMTAGIETLTILKESKAYDALERKSSFLAKGINEAANKARIYIQLNRLGSMFTVFFAKDPVTDHETATKSDIKVYAKFFHQMLLQGIYLPPSQFEAAFVSLAHTDEDTRTTVGTINKAFRSLPYGM, encoded by the coding sequence ATGAAAAATACTAATCGCTCCAAACAGCTTTTTGAAGAAGCCCAGCGCTATCTGCCCGGAGGCGTGGATAGTCCGGTGCGTGCCTTCAAGGCGGTTGGAGGTACGCCGTTTTTCATCAAGTGGGGTCGGGGCTCTAGACTGTACGACGAAGATGGTAATGAATTCATAGATTACGTCTGCTCCTGGGGGCCGCTCATACTGGGACATTCCCATCCTCGAATAGTAAAAGCAGTCAAGAAGGCAGTAGAACATGGCTCAAGCTTTGGCGCTCCAACTGAACTGGAAACAACGCTGGCAAAGCTGGTCTGCGGAGCTATGCCTTCAATCGAGATGGTGCGATTCGTTAACTCAGGCACAGAAGCCACCATGAGCGCCATCCGGCTGGCTCGAGCCTTCACCGGCAGAAACAAGGTGGTGAAATTCGCCGGCTGCTACCACGGCCATTCAGATGGACTACTGGCTAAAGCAGGGTCGGGAATGGCAACCCTGGGCATACCTAGCTCTCCCGGCGTGCCCGCCTCATTGACCTCCGATACCCTGGTCGCCCCCTATAACAATCTAAAGGCAGTAGAACGAATTTTCAAAGACTTCGCTTCTGACATCGCTGCTGTGATAGTTGAACCAATAGCTGGCAATACAGGGGTTGTATTGCCAAAGCCTGGCTTCCTGGAACATCTCCGAGGCTTGACCTGCCAATCCGGAGTGCTGCTCATCTTCGATGAAGTCATAACTGGCTTTCGAGTGGCTTACGGTGGCGCCCAGAGCCTTTATAATATATCTCCGGACTTGACCTGTTTGGGAAAGATTATAGGCGGCGGCTTCCCCATAGGAGCCTACGGCGGCCGAAAAGACATTATGGAAATGGTGGCACCTTCAGGGCCGGTGTACCAGGCCGGGACACTTTCCGGAAATCCAGTGGCTATGACCGCCGGTATTGAAACACTCACCATATTAAAGGAATCTAAAGCTTACGACGCACTTGAGCGAAAGTCATCGTTTCTGGCGAAAGGCATTAACGAAGCGGCAAATAAAGCCAGAATATACATACAACTGAACCGGCTAGGCTCAATGTTCACCGTCTTTTTCGCCAAAGACCCGGTCACGGACCATGAAACTGCCACCAAATCGGACATCAAGGTCTACGCCAAATTCTTCCATCAGATGTTGCTTCAAGGCATATATTTGCCGCCATCCCAGTTCGAAGCCGCCTTTGTCTCACTGGCTCACACCGACGAGGACACTCGGACAACTGTTGGCACAATCAATAAAGCCTTCCGTTCACTGCCGTATGGGATGTAG